A window of Exiguobacterium sp. FSL W8-0210 genomic DNA:
GTGTTGAGCAAAGACGACTTTCCGACGTTTGGTCGACCGATGATCGCTGTGGATAACCCTTCACGAAGGATTTTTCCTTGGCGTGCCGTTGTTAATAACTCTGCTAAAATCGCGCGGACAGCACCAGCATCACGTTCGACGATCTGTTGCGTCATCTCTTCTGCATCGTACTCTGGGTAGTCGATGTTAACTTCGATTGCAGCAATCGTCTGCAACAATTGTTGACGTAAGTCTTGGACGAGTTTCGAGAGACGCCCTTCAATCTGACTGACGGCGACATGCATCGCTCGGTCCGTCTTCGCCCGGATCAAATCCATGACGGCTTCCGCCTGTGACAAATCGATGCGTCCGTTCAAGAACGCGCGTTTCGTAAATTCACCAGGTTCCGCCAACCGGACTTCCGGTTGGGCGAGGATGAGTTCGAGGACACGATTGACCGCGACGACTCCTCCATGACAATTCAATTCGATGACATCTTCACGTGTAAACGTCTTTGGTGCGCGCATGACACTCACCATCACTTCATCGACGACACGGTCCGCCTCATGGTCGACCAATTTCCCGTAATGAATCGTATGGGTTGGTACTTCCGTCAAGCGGTTGCTCCCTTTGTAAACACGGTCGGCTACAGCGACTGCATCAGGACCTGATAAGCGCACGATCGCAATCGCCCCTTCTCCCATCGGCGTCGAAATCGCGGCAATCGTATCAAATTCCATCATCCGTTCTTCCACCTCGTTTTTCTTCCGTCTTTTTATGAGTATTTAATCCTTAATCGTTGCAATGGGTATAACGAAACAACTATACACGAAATGACGCAAAAGAAAAAGAGCGACACTCTGTCAAAACAAAGCGTCGCTCTTCACGTATTAGCGTTTCTTTTTCGATTTTTTAGGAGCCGGTGCTGCTTGTGCCGCTTCTTTTTCACGTTTAGCAGCCATTGTCGCTTCCGTCTGCAACTTAATCTTTTCACGCATTGGCTTCATGATGACGATCGTGACGATGATCGAGAAGATGTAACCGACGACCCAGTAAAGCGAAAGGGCTGATGGGAGTGTAACACCCATGATGAAGATCATGATTGGGAAGACGTAAAGCATGATTTTCATTTGTGGGTTGTCTTCTTGACCTGCCATCGAGATCTTTTGTTGCAGATATGTTAGTACCGCAGACATGATCGGCAAGATGAAGAATGGATCCGGTTTCCCAAGGTCGAACCAGAGGAACGTGTGTTGGAAAATAGCTGGTGTATAAATGATGGCATTGTAGAACGCGATCAAAATCGGCATTTGGATCAAGATCGGTAAACAGCCTGCAAGTGGATTGACGTTGTGCTCTTGATAGAGCTTCATCATTTCCTGTTGCAATTTCTGTTGTGTCTCTTGGTCTTTTGAGCTGTATTTCTCACGAAGCTTCATCATTTCTGGTTGAATGACTTGCATTCCACCCATACTCTTCGTTTGTTTAATCATCAATGGAAGGATGACAAGACGAACGAGAAGTGTCGTAATGATGATTCCGATACCGTAATCACCGCTAAAGAACTGTGAAATCTCACGAATCAACCACGCCATCGGCCAAACGAAGTAATGTTTCCAAAAACCTTCTGTGTCTGCTGTGATCGGTTCACCAGTACCATACGAACTAGGTGTACAGCCGGATAATACGATCGCGAGCACGGACATGAGTCCGAGAGTTAACCAAATCTTAGTTCTCTTGTTCATAATTCCTCCTAGAAATTGTTTACGCTTTGTCGAACGCCATCTTCTTCTATAGTAAGGCAAGGAAAGGGAGCGCCGTACAAATCAACAGGATGCATTGCTACGATTCATTTTTTTGATCGCATCCAGACACCGGAACGTTTGAGCACGTGACGGAGACTGTCAGCCACTTCTTGCGCGGTCATCTTCGCGGCCGGATTGCGCGCGATGATCACCAAATCATAATTCGGGGCAATCGAGGCTTCATGCTGCTGGCACGCTTCCCGAAGATACCGTTTTACCTGATTCCGGACGACGGCATTCCCGATTTTCTTACTGACGGATAAACCAACCCGAAAGTGAGTCTGTTGCTCCTTTTTCAAGGCATACACGACAAATTGCCGATTTGCGACAGAGGCTCCTTTAGTAAACACCGCTTGGAAC
This region includes:
- the mnmE gene encoding tRNA uridine-5-carboxymethylaminomethyl(34) synthesis GTPase MnmE, which encodes MMEFDTIAAISTPMGEGAIAIVRLSGPDAVAVADRVYKGSNRLTEVPTHTIHYGKLVDHEADRVVDEVMVSVMRAPKTFTREDVIELNCHGGVVAVNRVLELILAQPEVRLAEPGEFTKRAFLNGRIDLSQAEAVMDLIRAKTDRAMHVAVSQIEGRLSKLVQDLRQQLLQTIAAIEVNIDYPEYDAEEMTQQIVERDAGAVRAILAELLTTARQGKILREGLSTAIIGRPNVGKSSLLNTLVQEAKAIVTDIAGTTRDTIEEYVNVRGVPLKLIDTAGIRETEDIVERMGVEKSRQALKTADLILLVLNGNDVLTDEDVLLFEAIKGMNAIIIVNKSDLAQQIDLARVTELADGRPIVTTSLLEEAGVNDLEAAIASLFFEQGVESQDMTYVSNARHIQLIKRASQMIEDALGAAEAAMPIDMVQIDLRRAWDTLGEINGDTAQDSLLDQLFSQFCLGK
- the yidC gene encoding membrane protein insertase YidC, which gives rise to MNKRTKIWLTLGLMSVLAIVLSGCTPSSYGTGEPITADTEGFWKHYFVWPMAWLIREISQFFSGDYGIGIIITTLLVRLVILPLMIKQTKSMGGMQVIQPEMMKLREKYSSKDQETQQKLQQEMMKLYQEHNVNPLAGCLPILIQMPILIAFYNAIIYTPAIFQHTFLWFDLGKPDPFFILPIMSAVLTYLQQKISMAGQEDNPQMKIMLYVFPIMIFIMGVTLPSALSLYWVVGYIFSIIVTIVIMKPMREKIKLQTEATMAAKREKEAAQAAPAPKKSKKKR
- the rnpA gene encoding ribonuclease P protein component, encoding MKKEYRVKKDKEFQAVFTKGASVANRQFVVYALKKEQQTHFRVGLSVSKKIGNAVVRNQVKRYLREACQQHEASIAPNYDLVIIARNPAAKMTAQEVADSLRHVLKRSGVWMRSKK